The window TTACAATAATTTGAGGGCCTATAAAACAGTAATCTATGAGGTAATACATGATATAGATTAAAATAGCATGATAAGAGCCCAAGTACCTGATTTGGGTTGAAATGCTACTATACAAAACGCGTTTTTCGAAAGTTTCGAAAAACGCGTTTTAAAGGTTGATGAAAGATGGTATTTAAAAATCGGTATTTGGCTTTTCCAATTTTAACCTTTCAATCCAAATATTGCGAAAAAGCACTTCGTGACCTTCAGCTTGAAGTTTTATACCTCCGGGGCGGTTGGTAATTCCTTCACCACCATCTCTTCCTCCATCCAATCCGGAATTTGGTCCGCCCCAAACTTTTTGGATAGAAACATTTTCATGTATTTTTTTTCCGTTAAAATAAATGGTAGTCATCGCTTTTTCACTCAGTTTACCATTTTCATCAAACCTTGCAGCCCTAAATTTAATGTCATAGGCATTCCATTTTCCCAAACCATTATAAACCACATAAGGAGCAGCCTTCTCGTTAATAATTGCTGCCATTCCATGGGTAGTGCTGTCACCATCTAGAATTTGAATTTCATAGCGATTCTGTAAATAAACACCACTATTTCCACCCTCATTTTTTATTAAAAACTCAATATGGAGTCTAAAATCCGTGTATTTCTTTTTTGTGACAATATCTGCAGCACCATATTTTCCCCCGGCAGCTGCTGGGTCATTGGCACTGACTGCCTGTCCCTTATCTATTGGATCTTCTACTATCTCCCATTTAATGGGAAGTTCAGCGGCGATTCTAGGCCCCTCCCAATAGGTCCAGTTTTTATTAAGCGAGCGTTTTTTTCCATTAAACAATTGATCAGCTCCTTTAGGCGCTTCGGTACCTACACCAACTTGAGCCATTAATGGAATTTGAAATAGAAGGCTTAAAAGGAATAAGGTTAGGGTTTTGTTATTGGAGTGTAAGTTCATAATCACATGAGGAATATAGTTTGGGACAATGTGTAAATGCGCCTTTTTGTTATTGGTGGACGTCTCTTAATAAATCATTGATGGTTTTGACCGGATTAAATGTAATCAAAGGCACTACTACAAATATCGAATTCCAATTGGCCATAGAACCATTCCAAAGTCCGGGGAGCTCTTGGGC of the Cyclobacterium marinum DSM 745 genome contains:
- a CDS encoding 3-keto-disaccharide hydrolase codes for the protein MAQVGVGTEAPKGADQLFNGKKRSLNKNWTYWEGPRIAAELPIKWEIVEDPIDKGQAVSANDPAAAGGKYGAADIVTKKKYTDFRLHIEFLIKNEGGNSGVYLQNRYEIQILDGDSTTHGMAAIINEKAAPYVVYNGLGKWNAYDIKFRAARFDENGKLSEKAMTTIYFNGKKIHENVSIQKVWGGPNSGLDGGRDGGEGITNRPGGIKLQAEGHEVLFRNIWIERLKLEKPNTDF